From the genome of Leishmania infantum JPCM5 genome chromosome 34, one region includes:
- a CDS encoding RNA-binding protein-like protein — MQSKGVETGGYKPSLRVDIGSADNAKEESANVTEGSPQKVITPHVSTNIFVAGIPSTWDDDALRERYKEFGEIVSTKVVKNRHFGFVMFRRAESAHAAINATHLTQPTPNCGTVLHVSIAMHDEGLDDQPNDRLFIRGLPQWATKEHLRQMFSPYGVITECAVLMNPLGQCKGSGFVQFSSQQEATAAIKARDSISMDSWPHQLEVKYSESAEVRQMRQERNRNRQRHWLPSPQYRGGNTPSSLPSPYPGFSPPLSLIPSPQAFPVMNAMPFPMVYPPTPATTGAPTQIVYPQPIYQTIPPFYSASAVPIPAPIPLPQKGDLHFSGPPLTEELLRLMLQSYGEVEAVKKLDNDTGIAVRLRDVTKHALVVQQLNGSLFPTGQLLAVGIYA; from the coding sequence ATGCAGTCCAAAGGCGTCGAAACGGGTGGTTACAAGCCTTCCTTACGGGTTGACATCGGCTCAGCCGACAACGCCAAGGAGGAGTCGGCAAACGTTACGGAAGGTAGCCCTCAAAAAGTAATAACCCCGCATGTATCCACAAACATATTCGTGGCCGGCATTCCGTCCACGTGGGACGATGACGCTCTGCGAGAACGCTACAAAGAGTTTGGCGAGATTGTATCGACAAAAGTAGTCAAGAACCGCCACTTTGGCTTTGTAATGTTTCGGAGAGCGGAGTCTGCGCACGCCGCGATCAATGCCACACACCTGACGCAGCCAACTCCCAACTGCGGCACTGTCCTGCACGTTTCTATCGCCATGCACGACGAGGGACTCGATGATCAGCCAAACGACCGCCTTTTCATTCGCGGGCTGCCGCAATGGGCGACGAAGGAGCACCTTCGACAGATGTTCTCGCCTTACGGTGTCATTACCGAGTGCGCGGTTCTCATGAACCCCCTCGGGCAGTGCAAAGGATCTGGCTTTGTTCAGTTTTCCTCACAGCAAGAAGCCACTGCCGCCATCAAGGCGCGGGACTCCATTAGCATGGACAGTTGGCCCCACCAACTCGAGGTGAAGTACTCAGAGTCGGCCGAGGTGCGGCAGATGCGGCAAGAGCGCAACCGCAATCGCCAGCGGCACTGGCTGCCGTCACCACAGTATCGCGGCGGCAACACCCCCAGCTCCCTCCCTTCGCCCTACCCAGGGTtttcgccgccgctctccctcaTTCCGTCTCCGCAGGCGTTTCCAGTCATGAACGCGATGCCGTTTCCGATGGTGTACCCACCAACACCAGCCACCACGGGTGCCCCGACGCAGATCGTCTACCCTCAGCCGATCTACCAGACCATACCACCCTTCTACTCGGCATCTGCAGTGCCTATCCCAGCACCGATTCCGCTTCCTCAAAAAGGCGACCTGCACTTTAGCGGCCCGCCGTTGACAGAGGAGTTGCTGCGTCTTATGCTGCAGTCCTAcggcgaggtggaggcaGTCAAAAAACTAGATAATGACACCGGCATCGCGGTGCGCCTGCGAGACGTGACGAAGCACGCGCTGGTGGTGCAACAGCTAAACGGCTCGCTCTTCCCAACTGGGCAGTTGTTGGCGGTCGGTATTTACGCTTAG